One Tumebacillus amylolyticus DNA segment encodes these proteins:
- a CDS encoding YceI family protein, whose amino-acid sequence MAIFKRIFSILTRNLAGLAVMIVFIILIAFLPTAFSIRMPEPANANSGGERMQVIQLDKEWTISDESAAYMTIKSGGESVNFKFPHVTGYWDLDVNKPETMKAVATVDIASLDSGNAMRDHSARGENYLNADQYPQAQFELKSIGSWPKQWQPKKAQRFILKGNLTLHGVTKPVELDTEAKYLDGRLFLQSKSTIHMPDFGLPIADGGWLSAEPDGQIQLQLILEDHGGLSPEKKVSNVDVATLATPNPKADMTTTYKANVNLNPADQTVNGTVEIHTKNDTQTVQNSLYFHLYPNQFEHTEELQTPVWQKLLGTQYNLPGWIDISRVEVNGQEVPVQVQKTLLQVPLPSWQPGADATVKLDFHLIIPRNQGRIAYNEHEIWLGNWLPIRAVFEKSAWRLDPYYAIGDPFYSEAANYEVNATVPNTYRIASTGSDLEISDDGKQRRYKISAPQVREFAMVALDDTYVSSQENVGGVQVKTWYRKADNAYSVQQLHDTATKSIAYFNQHYGQYPFPEYDVVPVGFTSGMEYPGLVFINGDYFNTPDPKGMFTVLHETGHQWWYSAVGSDQIRESWLDEGLNDYTNMRYLLENDHMTGKGMIEAREKNLQTIQTYEKNGELMANSLDMFSGWSSYGGLAYQKGSLMFYHLDQAVGQETMDRVLQQYFETYRYKNAHGEDLISLFEQELGPGVRTYFETWLHGGVAEFTPQQGGKRP is encoded by the coding sequence ATGGCTATTTTCAAACGCATTTTTAGCATTCTCACACGCAATCTCGCCGGACTTGCGGTGATGATCGTGTTTATCATCCTCATCGCCTTTCTGCCAACTGCCTTCTCGATTCGCATGCCGGAACCTGCCAACGCCAACAGCGGTGGGGAGAGAATGCAAGTCATCCAACTCGACAAGGAATGGACGATCAGCGACGAATCGGCCGCGTACATGACGATCAAGAGCGGTGGAGAGTCGGTCAATTTCAAATTTCCGCATGTCACAGGCTATTGGGACCTCGACGTCAACAAGCCGGAAACGATGAAAGCCGTCGCCACCGTCGACATCGCATCCCTCGATTCCGGCAATGCCATGCGCGACCATTCGGCAAGAGGCGAGAACTACTTAAACGCCGACCAATACCCACAAGCCCAATTCGAACTCAAATCCATCGGCTCCTGGCCCAAGCAATGGCAACCGAAAAAAGCGCAGCGCTTCATCCTCAAAGGAAACCTTACGCTCCACGGCGTCACCAAACCTGTTGAACTCGACACCGAAGCCAAGTACCTCGACGGTCGCCTTTTCTTGCAATCCAAATCAACCATCCACATGCCGGACTTCGGCCTCCCAATCGCAGACGGCGGGTGGCTGAGTGCCGAACCGGACGGTCAAATCCAACTGCAACTGATCTTGGAAGATCACGGCGGCCTCTCGCCGGAAAAAAAGGTGTCGAACGTGGACGTCGCCACTCTCGCCACACCGAATCCGAAAGCGGACATGACCACAACGTACAAAGCGAACGTCAACCTCAATCCGGCCGATCAAACGGTCAACGGCACCGTCGAAATTCACACCAAAAACGATACCCAAACCGTTCAAAATTCGCTCTACTTCCATCTCTATCCGAACCAATTCGAACACACCGAAGAACTCCAGACCCCTGTCTGGCAAAAGCTTCTCGGCACTCAATACAACCTTCCCGGCTGGATTGACATCTCCCGCGTGGAAGTTAACGGGCAGGAAGTCCCTGTCCAAGTCCAGAAAACCTTACTTCAAGTCCCGCTCCCATCTTGGCAACCGGGTGCCGACGCAACGGTCAAACTCGACTTCCACCTGATCATCCCGCGCAACCAGGGACGCATCGCCTACAACGAACACGAAATCTGGCTGGGCAACTGGCTGCCGATCCGCGCCGTTTTTGAAAAATCGGCCTGGCGACTCGATCCCTACTACGCGATCGGCGACCCGTTCTACAGCGAAGCAGCCAACTACGAAGTCAATGCCACCGTCCCGAACACCTACCGCATCGCGAGCACCGGCTCCGATCTCGAAATCAGCGACGACGGCAAGCAACGTCGGTACAAGATCTCAGCCCCACAAGTGCGCGAGTTCGCCATGGTGGCCCTCGACGACACCTACGTGTCGTCACAAGAGAACGTCGGCGGCGTGCAAGTCAAAACCTGGTACCGCAAAGCGGACAATGCCTATTCTGTCCAACAACTCCATGACACCGCGACGAAATCGATTGCCTATTTCAACCAACACTACGGGCAATACCCGTTCCCGGAGTACGATGTCGTCCCGGTAGGCTTCACCAGCGGAATGGAATACCCCGGTCTCGTCTTCATCAATGGCGACTATTTCAACACCCCCGACCCAAAAGGCATGTTCACCGTGCTCCACGAAACAGGGCACCAATGGTGGTACAGCGCTGTCGGCAGCGACCAGATCCGCGAGTCCTGGCTGGACGAAGGACTGAACGATTACACCAACATGCGCTACCTCCTGGAGAACGACCACATGACGGGCAAAGGCATGATCGAAGCCCGCGAGAAAAACCTACAAACCATCCAAACATATGAAAAAAACGGCGAGCTCATGGCCAACTCTCTCGACATGTTCTCCGGCTGGTCCTCCTACGGCGGCCTCGCCTACCAAAAAGGCTCCCTGATGTTCTACCATCTCGACCAAGCGGTGGGGCAGGAAACGATGGACCGCGTGTTGCAGCAATACTTTGAAACCTACCGCTACAAAAACGCACACGGCGAAGATTTGATCTCCCTGTTTGAACAGGAACTCGGCCCCGGCGTACGCACGTATTTTGAAACGTGGCTGCACGGAGGCGTTGCCGAGTTTACGCCACAGCAAGGAGGGAAGCGTCCATGA
- a CDS encoding ClpP family protease gives MQDWLNGKMDMPPGMPPVVPQTPPGMPPMDLPIGKGPADNIEALGTPSVPDTGASNIYCISVIGQVEGHVVLPPQNKTTKYEHVIPQLVAAEQDKKIEGVLIILNTVGGDVEAGLALSEMISSLSKPTVTLVLGGGHSIGVPIATASDFSFIADTATMTIHPIRLTGLVIGVPQSFEYLEKMQERVIRFVTTHSNVTEDKFRELMLTTGELARDIGTTVVGRDAVKYGLINEIGGIGPALKKLNELIGQYREGTYKKEVIQ, from the coding sequence ATGCAAGATTGGTTGAATGGCAAGATGGATATGCCCCCGGGCATGCCGCCAGTTGTCCCGCAGACCCCTCCGGGCATGCCGCCGATGGACCTTCCGATCGGCAAAGGCCCGGCAGATAACATCGAAGCACTCGGCACTCCGTCCGTTCCGGACACAGGAGCTTCGAACATCTATTGCATTTCGGTCATCGGGCAGGTGGAGGGACATGTCGTCCTCCCGCCGCAAAACAAAACCACCAAGTACGAACACGTCATTCCGCAACTGGTCGCTGCGGAACAAGATAAAAAAATCGAAGGCGTCCTGATCATCTTGAACACGGTCGGCGGTGACGTCGAGGCAGGTCTGGCGCTGTCGGAGATGATTTCGTCGCTCAGCAAACCGACCGTGACGCTGGTGCTTGGCGGCGGGCATTCCATTGGGGTGCCGATTGCGACGGCGTCCGACTTCTCGTTTATTGCCGATACCGCAACGATGACGATTCACCCGATTCGCCTCACCGGTCTGGTCATCGGCGTGCCGCAGTCCTTTGAGTATCTGGAAAAAATGCAAGAGCGCGTCATTCGCTTCGTCACCACCCATTCGAATGTCACCGAAGACAAATTCCGCGAACTGATGCTGACAACCGGCGAATTGGCTCGCGACATCGGCACGACGGTCGTGGGACGCGATGCGGTGAAGTACGGGCTGATCAACGAGATTGGCGGCATCGGGCCGGCGTTGAAGAAACTCAACGAATTGATCGGACAATACCGCGAAGGAACGTACAAAAAAGAGGTGATCCAGTAA
- a CDS encoding YlzJ-like family protein, which produces MLMWSTVPEEFVFEGMENTTYNWIETEVQGVKMVVEPSSEKPGTGRIIRLLCPKPESYLNPAYQPGMTVNLI; this is translated from the coding sequence ATGCTGATGTGGTCCACAGTGCCGGAGGAGTTCGTTTTCGAAGGCATGGAGAACACGACGTACAACTGGATCGAAACGGAAGTTCAAGGCGTGAAGATGGTCGTCGAGCCGAGCTCGGAGAAACCCGGCACGGGCCGAATCATCCGTTTGCTCTGCCCGAAACCAGAGTCCTATCTAAACCCGGCGTACCAACCGGGGATGACCGTCAATCTGATTTAG
- a CDS encoding M4 family metallopeptidase: MNKKRWTALAVVSALVFAVATTGSSATAAGVGKDKAIDKKLKQGAVAGKIAADSKGNEKISWNEKKGVPNFVSGKVSAKKLNNASDAVAILEENKDLFDMSSAADELKLSVQSTDNLNTKMFKFQQTFNGVPVFGNELILHADKNGDASSINGYFDPEVKAKGLNTKAKVSSADALKAAKKDTGLTNVKNFNIEKSDLYIYQTQDSAYHLAYLVELSTLENNAPAYWDVFVDAHDGSVLNKIDKVEFAAAVGSGKGVLGDTKSINTESVTGTYNLRDITKPMYSTGGKIETYTAKNGSTTPGTLLTDTDNVWTDPAAVDAHVYAGVVYDYYYNKLGRNSFDNAGGTMKQTVHYSTNYNNAFWDGTQMVYGDGDGSTFIAFSGGLDVVGHEISHGVTERTANLTYSYQSGALNESWSDVMGNLIENKADNNWLVGEDIYTPGTAGDALRSMSSPSAYGDPENMSQYVNTSSDNGGVHTNSGIPNKAFYNFVTTAGVTRDNAGKVWYRALTQYMTASSQFIDARNATIQAATDLFGAGSTEVTAVTNAWTNVGVVPSVPTPGDQYEPNDSQSSAYGPITSGTAYSGTISSASDVDWFKFTTAASGSISLSLSNLPKDYDLYFYDAAGTQLGKSINGSTTAESISYTAAAAGTFYAKVIGYNGATSASSYSLTATYPTSAPVGNWYYETKAFDTPHPYTNSYTGAVHSYTKAGATKVGLHFSRFETESGYDFVKIKDKTGTVKNTYSGTQAAFWVYVDGDTVSSQLTSDYSVTAWGYSIDQVAYFSATPLATENVSPVYPIQGK; the protein is encoded by the coding sequence ATGAACAAGAAACGTTGGACTGCGTTGGCAGTCGTTTCCGCACTCGTTTTTGCGGTAGCGACCACCGGTTCCTCGGCTACGGCTGCAGGGGTTGGCAAGGACAAAGCGATTGACAAAAAACTTAAGCAGGGGGCAGTTGCCGGCAAGATTGCCGCTGACTCCAAAGGCAATGAGAAAATCTCTTGGAACGAGAAAAAAGGCGTCCCGAACTTCGTATCTGGTAAAGTTTCGGCGAAGAAACTCAACAACGCAAGCGATGCAGTGGCAATTCTCGAAGAGAACAAAGACCTGTTCGACATGTCCTCTGCTGCGGACGAACTGAAACTGTCCGTGCAATCGACCGACAACTTGAACACCAAGATGTTCAAGTTCCAACAAACCTTCAACGGCGTCCCGGTCTTTGGCAATGAACTGATCCTCCACGCAGATAAAAACGGCGATGCTTCTTCCATCAACGGGTACTTCGACCCGGAAGTGAAAGCAAAAGGCCTGAACACCAAAGCGAAAGTTTCCTCCGCAGACGCGCTGAAAGCAGCGAAAAAAGACACCGGCCTGACCAATGTGAAGAACTTCAACATTGAGAAATCCGATCTCTACATCTACCAAACGCAGGACAGCGCCTACCACCTGGCATACCTCGTCGAACTCTCGACGCTTGAGAACAACGCTCCGGCGTACTGGGATGTCTTCGTCGATGCACATGACGGTTCCGTCCTGAACAAAATCGACAAAGTCGAATTCGCAGCAGCAGTCGGTTCCGGTAAAGGCGTCCTCGGCGACACCAAGTCGATCAACACCGAGTCGGTCACCGGCACCTACAACCTGCGCGACATCACCAAGCCGATGTACTCCACCGGCGGCAAGATCGAAACCTACACGGCGAAAAACGGCTCCACGACGCCGGGCACGCTGTTGACCGACACCGACAACGTCTGGACCGATCCGGCTGCCGTTGACGCTCACGTCTACGCAGGGGTTGTCTACGATTACTACTACAACAAACTGGGCCGCAACTCGTTTGACAACGCGGGCGGCACGATGAAACAAACCGTTCACTACAGCACCAACTACAACAACGCATTCTGGGACGGCACCCAGATGGTATACGGCGATGGCGACGGCTCGACCTTCATCGCATTCTCCGGCGGCCTTGACGTTGTCGGCCACGAGATCTCCCACGGCGTCACCGAGCGCACCGCGAATCTGACCTACTCCTACCAATCCGGCGCACTCAACGAGTCCTGGTCCGATGTCATGGGCAACCTGATCGAGAACAAAGCGGACAACAACTGGCTCGTCGGCGAAGACATCTACACCCCGGGCACTGCAGGCGACGCTCTGCGTTCGATGTCCTCTCCGTCCGCGTACGGCGACCCGGAAAACATGTCCCAATACGTGAACACTTCGTCTGACAACGGCGGCGTTCACACCAACTCCGGGATTCCGAACAAAGCGTTCTACAACTTCGTCACAACGGCCGGCGTTACCCGCGACAACGCAGGTAAAGTCTGGTACCGTGCGCTGACTCAATACATGACGGCTTCCTCGCAGTTCATCGATGCGCGCAACGCAACCATCCAAGCTGCGACCGACCTGTTCGGTGCAGGTTCCACCGAAGTGACCGCAGTCACCAACGCATGGACCAACGTCGGCGTCGTTCCGTCCGTTCCGACTCCGGGCGACCAATACGAGCCGAACGATTCCCAATCGTCTGCATACGGTCCGATCACGTCCGGCACGGCGTACTCCGGTACGATCTCGTCCGCATCTGACGTTGACTGGTTCAAGTTCACCACCGCAGCATCCGGCTCGATCTCGCTGTCCCTCTCCAACCTGCCGAAAGACTACGACCTGTACTTCTACGATGCAGCAGGCACGCAGCTCGGCAAATCGATCAACGGCAGCACCACCGCCGAATCGATCTCGTACACCGCAGCAGCAGCAGGCACCTTCTACGCGAAAGTCATCGGCTACAACGGCGCAACCAGCGCTTCGTCGTACTCCCTGACCGCAACGTACCCGACCTCCGCTCCGGTAGGCAACTGGTACTACGAAACCAAAGCATTCGATACCCCGCACCCGTACACCAACTCGTACACCGGTGCTGTTCACTCCTACACCAAAGCGGGCGCAACCAAAGTAGGTCTGCACTTCTCGCGCTTTGAAACCGAGTCCGGCTACGACTTCGTAAAAATCAAAGACAAAACCGGCACCGTGAAAAACACCTACAGCGGCACGCAAGCAGCGTTCTGGGTCTACGTAGACGGCGACACCGTCTCTTCGCAGCTCACGTCCGACTATTCCGTCACCGCATGGGGCTACTCGATCGACCAAGTTGCATACTTCTCCGCGACTCCGCTGGCGACCGAAAACGTATCTCCGGTGTACCCGATCCAAGGCAAGTAA
- a CDS encoding ribonuclease J: protein MSKTNNKLSIIPLGGVGEIGKNMTAYVFGNDIIVVDTGLKFPEEEMLGIDIVIPDITYLIENKNKIRGVFLTHGHEDHIGGLPYFLKHINVPVYGTRLTLGLVEGKLREHNLLDVTKLITISPRVGIKAGVFTVTPFLNNHSIPDTVGFAIDTPEGIIVHTGDFKFDFTPVDGQHADMYMLAALGEKGVLAMLSDSTNAERPGFTMSERVVGQTIDDAFRQADRRIILATFASNLHRIQQVFESAEKFGRKVAVVGRSMVNNINVAIDLGYLHVVKGTLIDADDINKLPADKVVILSTGSQGEAMSALTRMARATHRKVEIMPGDTVIIASSPIPGNEKYVSRTIDQLFRIGAKVIYQSVSGVHVSGHASQEELKLMLSLVRPKYFVPVHGEYRMLKKHIELAVGTGVDPDNCFIVDIGDQIELQNGKARIGAKVPSGTVLIDGLGVGDVGNIVLRDRKLLSQDGILVVVVTLSKQDGTILSGPDIISRGFVYVRESEQLLEEANKIVTGTLQRMVAENVSEWSSLKTGVRDALSRFLYEQTRRRPMILPIIMEV, encoded by the coding sequence TTGAGCAAGACGAACAACAAATTGTCGATTATCCCGTTGGGCGGCGTTGGGGAAATCGGCAAGAATATGACAGCGTATGTATTTGGCAATGACATCATTGTGGTGGACACGGGTCTCAAGTTTCCGGAAGAGGAAATGCTCGGTATTGACATCGTCATTCCGGACATCACCTATCTGATCGAGAACAAGAACAAAATCCGCGGGGTTTTCCTGACGCACGGTCACGAAGACCACATCGGCGGACTCCCGTACTTCTTGAAGCACATCAACGTTCCGGTGTACGGCACCCGACTGACCTTGGGTCTGGTCGAGGGCAAACTTCGTGAACACAATCTCTTGGATGTCACCAAGCTCATTACGATCTCCCCGCGCGTGGGAATCAAGGCGGGCGTTTTCACCGTCACTCCGTTCCTGAACAACCACTCCATTCCGGACACGGTCGGGTTCGCGATCGACACGCCGGAGGGGATCATCGTCCACACCGGCGACTTCAAGTTCGACTTCACGCCGGTTGACGGTCAGCATGCAGACATGTACATGCTGGCAGCACTGGGGGAGAAGGGCGTCCTCGCGATGCTGTCCGACTCCACCAACGCAGAGCGTCCGGGCTTCACGATGTCCGAGCGCGTTGTAGGTCAAACGATCGACGATGCGTTCCGCCAAGCGGACCGCCGCATCATCCTCGCGACCTTCGCATCCAACCTGCACCGGATTCAACAAGTCTTCGAATCCGCCGAGAAGTTCGGTCGCAAAGTCGCAGTCGTTGGCCGTTCCATGGTCAACAACATCAACGTCGCCATCGATCTCGGCTACCTGCACGTTGTCAAGGGCACGTTGATCGACGCAGACGACATCAACAAACTCCCGGCTGACAAAGTCGTCATCCTCTCGACCGGTTCGCAAGGCGAGGCGATGTCCGCTCTGACTCGCATGGCGCGTGCAACCCACCGCAAAGTCGAGATCATGCCGGGCGACACCGTCATCATCGCGTCTTCCCCGATCCCGGGTAACGAAAAATACGTCTCGCGCACGATCGACCAACTGTTCCGCATCGGCGCGAAAGTCATCTACCAATCCGTTTCCGGCGTTCACGTCTCCGGTCACGCTTCCCAAGAAGAGCTCAAACTGATGCTCTCGCTGGTGCGTCCGAAGTACTTCGTTCCGGTTCACGGCGAATATCGTATGCTCAAGAAGCACATCGAACTCGCTGTCGGCACGGGGGTTGACCCGGACAACTGCTTCATCGTTGACATCGGCGACCAGATCGAACTGCAGAACGGCAAAGCGCGCATCGGAGCGAAAGTTCCGTCCGGCACCGTCCTCATCGACGGTCTCGGCGTCGGCGACGTGGGCAACATCGTCCTGCGCGACCGCAAACTGCTCTCGCAAGACGGCATCCTCGTCGTCGTCGTGACGCTTTCCAAGCAAGACGGCACGATTCTCTCCGGTCCGGACATCATCTCGCGTGGCTTCGTCTACGTTCGTGAGTCTGAGCAATTGCTGGAAGAAGCGAACAAAATCGTCACCGGCACCCTGCAGCGCATGGTGGCGGAGAACGTCAGCGAGTGGTCTTCGCTCAAGACCGGCGTGCGCGATGCGCTCAGCCGCTTCCTCTACGAGCAGACTCGCCGCCGTCCGATGATCCTCCCGATCATCATGGAAGTGTAA
- a CDS encoding ABC transporter permease, with amino-acid sequence MTKRRIIAVSTLFALLLLGFLLFDWYRGNHVDIQSVYLQVEPDHIRFSSDTYTANVKSYLHDLARGDLGSLSVRVRGANSSTEILKLIADMTGRSAKVLVPGLLIGTVVGMFFGCLTFFLPEKLRRLVIGWHNVLTSIPDLLLILLLQMAAIKIDQWTGSYVIGVVEVYNKPVNFLPITTIALPISAYLFLYTVNACREALHQDYIRTLRGKGLPFRYVFLKHVLRPAADSVLSVLPKMAAFAASGLVVVEKLFNLPGVTWYFQGVSAFAPVMAKLLATLLMVLAIYFFGIKILTQLLRLWVNPLLRR; translated from the coding sequence ATGACCAAGAGACGAATCATCGCAGTTTCCACGTTGTTTGCCTTGTTGTTGCTCGGGTTTCTGCTCTTCGATTGGTATCGGGGGAACCATGTAGACATCCAGAGCGTGTATCTGCAAGTCGAACCGGACCACATCCGTTTTTCCTCCGATACCTACACAGCGAACGTAAAAAGCTATCTCCACGACCTCGCACGCGGTGACCTCGGGTCGCTCTCCGTGCGCGTCAGAGGAGCGAACTCAAGCACCGAAATTCTCAAACTGATCGCCGACATGACAGGGCGTTCGGCGAAAGTGTTAGTGCCGGGACTTCTGATCGGAACGGTGGTCGGGATGTTCTTCGGCTGCCTGACCTTCTTTTTACCGGAAAAACTCCGCCGACTCGTGATCGGCTGGCACAACGTCCTGACGTCCATTCCGGATCTGCTCTTGATCTTGCTGCTCCAAATGGCGGCGATCAAAATCGACCAATGGACGGGCTCCTACGTCATCGGAGTCGTGGAAGTCTACAACAAGCCCGTCAACTTCCTGCCGATCACCACCATTGCGCTGCCGATCTCGGCGTACCTGTTCCTCTACACCGTCAACGCCTGCCGAGAAGCGCTGCACCAAGACTACATCCGAACGTTGCGCGGCAAGGGACTCCCGTTCCGGTACGTGTTCCTCAAACACGTTCTGCGTCCCGCCGCCGACTCTGTGCTCTCCGTCTTGCCCAAAATGGCGGCGTTCGCAGCTTCCGGGCTGGTCGTGGTCGAGAAGCTGTTCAACCTCCCGGGCGTGACGTGGTATTTCCAAGGGGTGTCCGCCTTTGCCCCCGTAATGGCAAAGTTGCTGGCCACGTTGTTGATGGTCCTAGCCATCTACTTTTTCGGTATCAAAATCCTTACGCAGTTGCTTCGCCTCTGGGTGAACCCGCTGCTGAGACGTTAA
- a CDS encoding amino acid permease, with product MQKTRKPPVKAPLDGSGANVKGAAAVKGLHAVSLAGIGIGGIIGAGFFLGSGLAVHQAGPAVVLAFLLGGLIMMQVLGAMTSVNVNRLAHGSFRVYAEQMLGPFYGFLIGWVVFSSGVLGLGSEALAMGVFAHLWLPHIPTPILATVFTLAVVGLNALGVQNFGRIETVLGAVKVLALLGFIGIGAYAIVRQGALVSPAPFAGPRAFFPTGGRGLLQSMLVVIFCYSGIGAIAMASSEAEKPKRDIPRAAVYLTFGILALYALSMLVLVSLTNWSTVYTDKSPFVQALTAGGHGLAADVMNAVILVAAFSVMAATYYSTMTMLVSLAEGKKAPHTFLRRQPSGLYRNAWMVVGGACLLVVGVSYVMPSNLFNYLVSASSYFTFLNWSLNLVTFLVWWKKRSPQETFQSKLIFGRPGAVVTLVAIVVLAVMSLRVPDFRMGAYYAAAIIAVVCLSYLGWSSKARHSRKY from the coding sequence ATGCAAAAAACACGTAAACCGCCCGTCAAGGCCCCTCTCGACGGAAGCGGTGCCAATGTCAAGGGGGCAGCCGCCGTCAAAGGCTTACACGCGGTAAGCCTCGCCGGAATCGGCATCGGAGGTATTATCGGAGCAGGGTTTTTCCTCGGCTCAGGCTTGGCGGTACACCAAGCAGGTCCGGCGGTCGTGTTGGCATTTCTGCTCGGTGGCCTGATTATGATGCAGGTTCTGGGGGCGATGACGAGCGTCAACGTCAACCGGTTGGCGCATGGATCATTTCGCGTCTACGCCGAGCAGATGCTGGGTCCGTTTTACGGGTTCTTGATCGGATGGGTGGTCTTTTCATCAGGCGTCCTCGGATTGGGATCGGAAGCGTTGGCGATGGGGGTGTTCGCTCATCTGTGGTTGCCGCACATCCCGACTCCAATCCTCGCCACGGTGTTCACACTCGCCGTCGTCGGTCTAAACGCGCTGGGCGTACAGAACTTCGGGCGAATTGAGACGGTGCTTGGTGCCGTCAAAGTGCTGGCGTTGCTCGGCTTCATCGGAATCGGCGCGTATGCGATCGTCCGCCAAGGAGCTCTGGTGTCGCCCGCGCCGTTTGCGGGGCCGCGGGCTTTTTTCCCAACCGGGGGGAGGGGGTTGTTGCAGTCGATGCTGGTCGTGATCTTCTGCTACTCCGGCATCGGTGCAATCGCGATGGCTTCGTCTGAAGCGGAGAAACCCAAGCGCGACATCCCGCGTGCAGCCGTTTACTTGACGTTTGGCATCCTGGCGCTGTACGCCTTGTCGATGCTCGTGTTGGTGAGCTTGACAAACTGGAGCACGGTCTATACGGACAAGTCTCCCTTTGTGCAAGCGTTGACCGCAGGCGGGCACGGTTTGGCGGCCGATGTGATGAACGCCGTGATCTTGGTCGCAGCGTTCTCCGTGATGGCGGCGACGTATTACTCCACGATGACGATGCTCGTCTCGCTCGCCGAGGGGAAAAAAGCGCCGCATACGTTCTTGCGTCGCCAACCGAGCGGTCTCTATCGCAACGCCTGGATGGTCGTCGGGGGAGCGTGTTTGCTGGTCGTGGGCGTGTCGTACGTCATGCCGTCCAATCTCTTCAATTATTTGGTATCGGCATCGTCGTACTTCACGTTCTTGAACTGGAGTTTGAACCTCGTAACATTCCTTGTGTGGTGGAAAAAACGCTCTCCGCAGGAGACATTCCAATCCAAGTTGATCTTCGGACGACCCGGCGCGGTCGTGACCCTTGTCGCCATCGTCGTGCTGGCCGTGATGTCGTTGCGGGTTCCTGACTTTCGAATGGGGGCGTATTATGCAGCCGCCATCATCGCGGTCGTCTGTTTGTCCTACCTTGGATGGAGTAGTAAGGCGCGTCACTCGCGGAAATACTAG
- a CDS encoding NAD(P)H-dependent flavin oxidoreductase, translated as MTRVTEALGIELPLIQAGMAGGSTTPQLVAAVSNAGGLGTLGAGYMTPDQMRSAIREIRALTSRPFAVNLLLTEPVTPDADQIAAIQEKMKPFRTELGLPDPVPLSKFAESFDEQMAVVLEENIPVFSFTFGLLPPRWMQACKKQGILLCGTATTVREAIILEKSGVDLIVGQGSEAGGHRGTFAGPWQEAMIGTMALIPQIVDAVAIPVIAAGGIMDARGVAASLLLGAEAAQLGTAFLTCDESGAHPHYQQAILESTEEQITTICEFSGKAARGLTNTFHQEMKPCADLLSPYPIQNALTRDIRQGAARLNRTEFMSMWAGQGTRLARREPAGELLRRIAQDLVKLGF; from the coding sequence ATGACGAGAGTGACGGAAGCCTTGGGAATTGAACTCCCACTGATCCAAGCCGGGATGGCCGGCGGTTCGACCACCCCGCAGTTGGTCGCAGCAGTGTCCAACGCAGGCGGACTGGGAACGCTTGGGGCAGGGTATATGACGCCCGACCAGATGAGAAGCGCCATCCGTGAGATTCGCGCACTGACATCACGTCCGTTCGCCGTCAACCTCTTGCTGACGGAGCCCGTAACTCCCGACGCCGATCAAATTGCCGCCATTCAGGAAAAAATGAAGCCGTTCCGCACCGAACTCGGCCTCCCGGACCCGGTCCCGCTCAGCAAGTTTGCCGAGTCGTTCGACGAGCAGATGGCGGTCGTTTTGGAAGAGAACATCCCGGTTTTCTCCTTCACCTTTGGACTTCTGCCACCCCGATGGATGCAAGCTTGTAAAAAACAAGGCATCCTCCTCTGCGGAACCGCAACCACAGTCCGCGAAGCCATAATACTTGAAAAAAGCGGCGTTGACCTGATCGTCGGGCAGGGGAGTGAGGCGGGCGGTCACCGGGGGACGTTTGCCGGACCTTGGCAGGAAGCGATGATCGGAACGATGGCGTTGATTCCGCAAATCGTGGACGCCGTCGCCATCCCGGTCATCGCGGCCGGAGGAATTATGGACGCCCGCGGAGTGGCGGCTTCACTCCTGCTCGGTGCAGAAGCGGCGCAACTGGGTACCGCGTTTCTTACCTGCGACGAAAGCGGGGCGCACCCGCACTACCAACAAGCGATCTTGGAAAGCACGGAGGAGCAGATCACGACGATTTGCGAGTTCTCAGGCAAAGCGGCACGCGGCCTGACCAACACGTTCCACCAAGAGATGAAGCCCTGTGCAGACCTCCTCTCGCCGTACCCGATCCAAAACGCGCTTACCCGCGACATACGCCAAGGAGCGGCCCGTCTCAACCGCACGGAATTTATGTCCATGTGGGCAGGACAGGGTACACGCCTTGCCCGACGAGAACCGGCAGGGGAACTTCTCCGCCGCATCGCGCAAGACCTCGTTAAACTGGGATTTTAA